The sequence TGGATTCTTGGCTACTGACCTTAGAATAATATGCTCCCTCGAAGAGAGATCTGTCGTTCTTTGTCTAATTCATCTGATTATGGGTGCAGCCTGCTTTGTTTGGTCTTCAAAATACTTTTTTGATCTTTTCATGGAAGAACTTGTATAGTAGAGacttcttctcacaaaaatgtTTGATTAGTTATTTCATGTGGAAGAAGTTGATGTTCCTCAATTACTCTCTTTGTTGACCTATAAAATTTTGGGGCTTATACAGCCTTACAACTTTTTATATCGGCTTAATCTTGGTAGTCTCACAATTTCCGGTTTTAGCTTTGATAGATGGTACCATATGAGAATGGAACTATCTAGTTTAGTGCATATTTATGTTAAGTGGTTCGTGTTAATCTAACCAATGGCACTTGTTGATCTTGAGATGTTTTGCTTTTAGTCGgatcatttttgttttcaatcttAATTTAATCTATATGAGAAACAATTGTTGGTGTCTGTGGGTTGTGAACTATCCCTAAATATTTGTATCATTCCAATTTCAAGTTCTAAGTAGTGTTAGAAGTTCTAACACtttgatcttcttctttttttcagatTAGATCATATGGACTGCTATTTCAGGAGCgttattgatgattttgttgTCCCCAAGAACGAAGAAATGTCAGACAGGCTTCCATCACCACGCAGTTGGTTGAATTGGGGAATAAGTGCTCCTGAAAGTTGTGGGGAAGCTAAGAAATGGTTTCTTATGAATCCAAGTTTTTCTCAAAGAGAAATGAGCCCCAATGgtgaaatattttttgatgaCGATATGGTGGATTCTTCAATCCGTGGTAAAGAACAGTCTAGCGGTTTTAGTCTCTGTGAAGGATCAGTGGATGACATTTTCAACCAGACTACAACTTCACATGATCAGCCGGACTGCCAGCTTGATGACCTGGTTGGGATCGAAGCGATGGATGACATTTACTTGTACAGTGTACCTTCTGGAATTGAGATAATTGCTTTATTGCATCTAGGATATCATGTAGCTTCTAAGATACTTTGGCTTATCAAATTGATTAGCCCCAAGCACAGGTTTCCCATGGAAATTGGATGCTCCAAATTATATATGTCGTATCACGGTTCATAAGAATCTGTCACTGAAATTGGGTCCATTGCAGAACCTGGCAGCCATCCATCATGAAGAAGGGTAATAAGAGAATTAGAAATCTCATGCTTCAACTAGGTCTTCTAGGGTTACTGTTTCCATAACGCAAATGATTTAAGATGATATTTTGTACCATAAATTCTATAGATAAAAAGAATGGAGCCATTCAATATCCATGGGCTGCCAAATTCTCCCTTCATCTTAGCAATTTAATGTTTGTATTTTAGTTATCTTTTAGCAAGCATGTAGcatagtggtagagttgcacaCTTGTAGGAGTACAActtagaggtcataggttcaatttttggaaacagcctctccacatattatgtggggataaggtcTGCGTATATCCTGTTAGTCCCCAATCCCATCCACTgtgggagtcttgtgcatgagagttgtttaccttctaCTGTTTCCTTTTGTTTGACATTCCATCTCTTTTGGTTGCCCTTGCAGGGATTCTTTTCTTGAAGATCTACCTCGGACTGAAAATCCTCGGAAATCATTTTGTTGTTCACCTGAGTCAGAGTACAACTCAGTGCTAGTCGATAATTTTTCAAAAGACATGATTGTAGATTCGCGAAGTTTTTCAAGTGATGAACATAGTATTGGAAGCTCTAAGTATCTCAAAACACATGCTTTTTCTCCAGCGGTGGGTTGGAAGAGAAAAGCCAATGATTCAGAGTTTATGCCATCTAGTTCAGAGCAGAATGATTGCACAACAATAGAGGTGTTATTTCCCTTCTGTAAATTCCATCTAGCCATGCATTTTTTCGGCTCATTTTATTAATGTAGATAAATACATTCTTCAAAGGAAGAGCAATTTTTAAGGATTTTCTTAATACACTCTTTTGGTGAACATTACAAATTGCGGTTCATCTTGGATGGATATTACTGTCTTATCAGACTGACTACAAATAGGACTAAATTTTTGTattcttttggcatctttccACACTcatttttttctgtttcttaCGGGATTTTGGGACTTGTATGtttgttgacttcttctttacAATGGGGGAGTTGGAGTGGTGCCACTAAGCTGCACTGTCTTGGCCATTTTCTATACTGCTTTACTAGTATTATGCTTGCTGTGGAAAGTTCGGATATCATATTCTAAAGATGTAAGGCTAACTAATCTTGGTAATGTTTGTTTCAGGCGTCACAGATCAACATCTCGGTCCCTTCTGAGCAGAAAAGTATTGATGAAGCTGTTGACAATGAGACATCAGTGGAGGAATCCGTGTTGCAGGAGCTTGAAACGGTGATGACACAGGTGAATTTTCTAATAATATGAACCTAACGATACACATTAGTTCACTATGTTGTCATCATCTctgatatgatttttttttattcgatCAGTTGACTGATAAAACACGGATATGCTTTCGTGATGCCTTTTATCGGCTAGCAAAGAACTCAGAACGTCATATGGCCGCACATAGACAACATGAAGATGTCTCTGTGGAAACTCTTCCTCCATTGATAGGTCATGCTGAGAAAGAGAGGTTTGTCTTCTATATTTGACATGTCTCTATAACATAGTTTTGGTGGCCGTCATCgatttttcttggtcttccttaTCTTCAGCGTATAATATGTGTGACATTGTTTACATTGTCATTGGAAACGTCGTTCCCTACAAATTCATGGAACCCGACTGTTTTTGAGTTTTACTggtaaatttatatgatatacAGGATAGAAAATACCAGATGTGACTGCATGAAAAACACAAGTTAAACAAAAAGCTTGCCACTCTGACGTTCATTTTCTCCCTAGACTGCCACAGAAAACTACACCGTAGTAGCTTCTTGACTTATGGACTGGTCGAAAAAGGCATATTCTAGATTCATGATCAATTGCTTCTTTCATCTTTACATTCTGCACAAACTTTTAACCTCCTGGCATCAACTATCAGTTTTAACTAGGCACATCACACTGCCAATGATTATTTTTGATATTGCATCGTCCCTTTCTTTGTTACTtctgcaagttatgttctctttGAATAAAATCGTTATTTCTATTTAGGTCTGGAAGAAAGCAAGCAACAGAGTCAGAGACCAACATCATCGACAGAACTGTCGCAAGTCTCTTGTTTGGTAAGATGCACATGTTTGTAGAAGATTCTCCAGTGGAAGAGACAGTAAACGCCGACCCAACCCAAGTGGCTACCAGAACGACAGGAACGCCAAACCATAATCTGAATCAGACACAAACCCGAAATTTTCATCGCTACCATGTATATCCCGGAGATGCTGAAGTTCCAATATATGGTCCTGAAATCCCATCAGCAGATAACAGGATGAACAAAGTTTATAATACTGGAGTTGGGATTTATGAGTAGAGAATGGGGGTTCCAAGAGTCTGACTTATTTACTGAATTACGCAGTAGTGTttgattatgtatatatattagtttTGAGTATAACATGACTTGCTGCACCAGGGCAGctcagttttgacttttgatcaTGTAAAAATTACAGTTGAAAATGTTAACTAacctttaaaattatatttccaTCATATTAGAAAGTTAAAACAACATTCTTCAACTCTTACTTTGTCCACCATTTTCAATCCTTTGATTAgttttctattttccttttatcCTCAATtgccaaatattttatttgttggaCCAAAAGATTCATGATCTTTAAGCCTGTTCGATTGTATGTTATTTTCAATAATTCAACTTGTGAACTCCGAGTCTCCTGCAGTAAAAGTCACTATAGTGATCATTCGTCTAATCCACACACATAAATGTGAACCTACTGTGACTTCTACTGTAGAGCCCTTAATCCGTTATGATATCCATCAAATGCTTGGAATCAGTTGCAAGTACAACAAAGCCTTCAAACAATCAAAACTGGTTATCATTAAACAACAATCACTCTTTGAATTATCCATCTTCAGCCGTCTGAACTGAAGCC is a genomic window of Tripterygium wilfordii isolate XIE 37 chromosome 16, ASM1340144v1, whole genome shotgun sequence containing:
- the LOC119980512 gene encoding protein LNK3-like, translating into MDCYFRSVIDDFVVPKNEEMSDRLPSPRSWLNWGISAPESCGEAKKWFLMNPSFSQREMSPNGEIFFDDDMVDSSIRGKEQSSGFSLCEGSVDDIFNQTTTSHDQPDCQLDDLVGIEAMDDIYLDSFLEDLPRTENPRKSFCCSPESEYNSVLVDNFSKDMIVDSRSFSSDEHSIGSSKYLKTHAFSPAVGWKRKANDSEFMPSSSEQNDCTTIEASQINISVPSEQKSIDEAVDNETSVEESVLQELETVMTQLTDKTRICFRDAFYRLAKNSERHMAAHRQHEDVSVETLPPLIGHAEKERSGRKQATESETNIIDRTVASLLFGKMHMFVEDSPVEETVNADPTQVATRTTGTPNHNLNQTQTRNFHRYHVYPGDAEVPIYGPEIPSADNRMNKVYNTGVGIYE